The genomic segment CATGCCCGCATTGCCAAAACACTGGAAGAAAAGTTCGCCGAGCGTGTGCAGTTGGAACCGGAACTCCTGGCCTACCACTTTGAACAGGCAGGTTTGACTCGTCAGGCCATCATGTATTGGCGTTTTGCAGCCCGCAGAGACACGGATCGGTCAGCCAATGTCGAAGCGCTGAATCATTTTAATAGTGCTCTCGATTTACTCAAAGATCTGCCGCAAAGCCCGGAGCGTAATGCCTTGGAGTTGGAGATCCTACTCGCACGCGGAGCCCCCATGCTGTCCGTCAAAGGATATGCATCCGACGACATGGGAGAAAATTATCAAAGAGCGAAGGACTTGTTACAGGAGACCAGCGGCTCCGTGCATCAATTTCTCGCCATTAAAGGACTATGGGTCTTTCACCTGGTCAGAGGGCAGATCGCTAGAGCTTGCAGCCTGGCCGAAAATCTCCTTTCTCTGGCTACTCAAGAGCAAATCTCAGATCTACTGATTGATGCTCACCACCTGTCGGGTTCGACCTATTTCTTCCTTGGTCGGTTTGACGAAGCAAAACATCATCTGCTCACCGCAATATCCCTGGATGATCCGAATCAACATCGCTCACTGGCCTTACGCTATGGTCAAGATCCTGGGATAACCGCGAGGATTTTGCTAGCCAGGACATTATGGATATTGGGTGAGGTGGAGCAAACTGAAACGCTAGCGCTGGAGGCCATTCGCATGGCGAGGGCGGCAGAACACCCATACACTCTGGTTTTTACTTTAGCTTTTCTTTCCCGGATCTATTCCGCTGTCCGCAATGCGACGAGAACACTGGAGCTCACCGACGAAGCCATTGCGGTGTCAACACAATACTCCTTTGCATTGGGATTGGCGTGGGCGACGACCTCTCAAGGCTGGGCGTTGGCCGAAACTGGCCAGGAGGAAGGGCTCGGCACGTTACTGCACGGGCTTGCCGCTACTCGGGATACAGGTGGAACGCTCGATAACACGTTTACACTGGCGTTGCTTGCAGAACTCTATTTACGAAAGAAACGAATTGACGAAGGCTTGGCCACAATAGAGGAAGCGCTGACGCTTGCCGTCACTGGGGGAGAACTGTTTTGGCAAGCGGAACTGCTTCGGCTGAAAGGGGAACTGTTGCTGGAACAGTCCGAGCCGTCCGTCTCTGCCGCGGAGCAGTGTTTCGCTGAAGCCCTGAGGGTCGCACAGGATCAGCATGCAAACATGCTGGAACTTCGAGCTGCGGTGAGTATGGCCAGACTCTTGAGAAAGCTGAATCGGCTGGATGCCGCGAAACTGGTCTTGCATTCCGTCTGTTCCCGGTTTCAGAAGCAGGTTGCCAATCCCGACTTGATTGAGGCTCGGAACATTCTTGAGCAGCTTCATGTGTGAGACCGATCTTGCCCTGTTCTCAAAATTTGTTGTGTCGATGAGTGAGCTATGCAGCTGACCATTCTTGGGTCCGGGACCAATGTGCACCCGAGCCGTGCCGCCGCCGGCTATCTGGTGCGCACGGATCACGATATTCTGCTGGATTTTGGTCCGCGCACCTTGATGAATCTCATCAAAACCGGCGTGGATCGAAATCAGATCACCCACATTCTGATCTCCCATTTTCACGCGGACCATTTTTCAGATTTCATCACTTTTTTCTTCGACGCGGTGATCTTCACCAAGTATCAGGGCGGGAAACGGCCGCCGCTCACCATCATCGGTCCGCCGGGGACAAAAAGTCTCTTCAAGGTTCTGTTCGCGACGCTCCCAGGCTTTAGCCGCGCACCGTTCGGCGTGACGTTGAAGGAAGTCCATGATCGGCCATTCTGGATCGGGAAGACGAAGATTCTCCCACAACGAGTCATCCACAGTCCCCGTTTGCACTGTTTGGGCTACAGACTTGAATATGACGGGAAAGCACTGGCGTATTCAGGAGACTCGCAATATTGCCGCAGTCTGGTTCGACTCTGCGGAGATGCAGATCTTGCTGTTCTGGATTGTTCGTTCCCAGCTAATCGACCAGGCCCTGTGCATTTGCATGCCGGACAATGTGGCCAGGTCGCTCAGGAGGCCTCCGTCGGCCAGCTCGTACTATCCCATTTCTATCCCATTGCGGATCGGTATGATGTAAAAGCGCAAGCGGGGGAACAGTATGGAGGGAAGATCTGGAAGGGAAAGGATGGGATGACGATACGGCTTTAGCAGGCGATCCACAACGCAAATGATAGAGCCGTCTCAACTTCATAGCCGTTCTTGTGGTGCCTGTGAATCCCTGCAGGCAAAGGGGAGTTGAACAAAGCCAGCACTGAAGGAGCATGTCATGCCGGATGCGGAATGGACCGATGTTGGAAGCGTTGAAGAACTGAAACAGAAGCCGCTGCAGGCAATCTCTTTCAGTAAGACAACCATCGCCCTGACGTACAAGGATGGTGCATTTGCCGCGATCTCCGGAGTCTGCAATCACGCAGGTGGTCCGTTGGGGGAAGGTCAGCTCGCCGGCGACTATGTCGTTTGTCCCTGGCATTACTGGAAGTTCCACCACAAAACTGGTCAGGGCGAAGCAGGGTACGAACAAGATCAGGTACCTGCCTACACGATCAAGATTGAGAATGGCCGTGTGTATATCGATTTGTCATCCGCGACAAAGCGCAAGAAGCAGGCTCACAAACCGCACCCTTTGGCCAGACCAGTCGTCCGCCAGGCAGGACCGATCCGGGTTGTGGGGATCTCGACCACGGCGATGACGCGTGACCATCCGCGCTTCAGCGGATCGGATGCATTGCTTGAAGCGGCGTTAGACCATGCGCGGCGCAAGCTACAACTTGAGACCCAGTACATCAAGTTGCGGGATCTGAACTTTCGCCCATGCGAGGGCTACTATTCCAAATCGGCGAAGGCCTGTACCTGGCCCTGTTCGATCACGCAACTGGACCCGACGGATCAGCTCGACCGCGTGTATGAAGCGATCGTCCATTGGGCCGATGTGATTTTGATCGCCACGCCGATTCGTTGGGGTAACGCCAGCAGCCTGTATTACAAAATGGTTGAGCGGATGAACTGTATTCAAAACCAGGAGACGATCGCGAACAAGCACCTGCTCAAGAATAAAGTGGCGGCATTCATCATTATGGGCGGCCAAGACAATGTCCAAGGCGTAGCCGGACAGCTCATGACATTTTTTGCCGAAGTCGGCTGCCAGTTTCCACAGTTCCCGTTCATCGCCCATTCGAGAGGTTGGAGCGCCGAGGACATGGAGCGAAATGTGGTCGAAGTGCAGAACAGTCGAGAGCTGCGTGAGGGAGCGCAGGAGCTTGTGGCCCGTGCTGTGGATATGGCCGAGTTGATGGTCGCCGGTCAACTACCTGAGCACCCGCTTGCCCGGGGTGGGCGCAAGGCGCATCAGCTTGACAGTGAGCCGACTGGGTAACGAGGAGGCATTATGATGCCAGAGCCAAGGGCAAGTGGACGGGACGTCTCTCAGGACAATCTGTTTCGCGCGCTGCTTCGCCTGCACAAGGCCTTGTTGGACGACGAACGAGTGGCCTATGAGCGTGTGCATGGACGGATTCCCTCCAATGGTGCGTTTTTGCAGCTGGTGTTGAACGATGCCTGGTTCGCCTGGTTGCGTCCGCTTTCCCAATCAATCGCCAAGCTTGATGAACTCAGCGAATCGAATGACCCCGCATCCCGCGAGGCAATCCCACCTCTGCTGGCGTCTGTGCAGACCCTTATGATGCCAACGGAAGAGGGTGAGGGATTCAGCCGGCAGTATCACGATGCGCTGCAACGAAGCCCCGATGTGGTGCTGGCGCACGCAGCGGTCAGAGCATTACTGATGCAGTCTATTCCTAAGAAGGGGGGAGTCAGATGAAGGCCCATTATCTTGGCCATGTCGTGTTCTATGTAAAGGATTTGCAACGATCGCTTGGTTTCTATCGAGACCTGCTGGGATTCAAGGAAGTCGGGCGGATCTTCAATGGAGCCGCAGCTGCACTGACATCTGGTCGCACACATCATGAGCTATTGTTGATTCAAGTTGGCGATGCGCCGGGACCGCCGACAGGACGGCATCGAGGGCTCTATCATATCGGGATCAAAGTCGGCGACAGTCTTGACGAGCTGCGCCAGGTGAAACGAGAGCTGGACGGGACCGGGATCCCGATCGATGGCATGAGCGATCATACCGTCAGCCAGAGCCTTTATCTGAAAGATCCAGACGGGAACGAAGTTGAACTCTATGTTGACGCAGACGAGTCAGTATGGAAAAACGATCCAGCGGCGGTTGTGTCCCCGATTAAACCGCTGTATCTATGATCCTGATATCTTTCTCAGCAACGGACGAGAAGTCGCTGAACCTCATCGCCGCTGCCGATGTGGAGGGAACAACGATCTGGGCAAGAGATGGATTGGGCCTGATTTTGAAAGGCCTTTGGCTGTCAGGGAATCCATCAAAAGTCATCGGTGTAGCGCCGGAGGGTAGCATCAGGCTGATGCGTTCGATGAGTGAAGAGCACGAAAGCTTCATCGCCGATTATCATTCAAAGAGGTGCAAAATGATTCGTGTCATTGTGATGTCACTGTTCTTTGGCCTGTTGTCATTGGGAAGCGGCGTGGATGGTCGGGCCGCCGATGCCGACGGCAGCCGACTCACGATCGTGAGCCCGATGCAGGGCGAAGTGATCAGAGGGGATTCCGTCGAAGTGAGGTACAAGCTGTCGAAGGGCGCTCAGGCCACGCACGTCCATTGTTACCTGGACGGGGCGTATCAAAGAGGGTTCAAAGGCATGCTCAAGGGGCTTACGCGCGGCGCGCATGAGATCAAGCTTGTGACGGCGAGCCATGATCACGACGCATTGAGCGCCGAAGCGGTCGTTACGATCGAGGTGGAATGAGGTAAAAAGGGTAGCAGTGATTGGGGTCGGGCGGATGCGCGTTGTGCTCGTTTAACTTGTCCGTTTTCTTTCCATGGACTGCCGGTACTGAACCACGTAGTCCAGAATGCGGTCCTTTGGTACCCCGAACCAGGCCAAGGCATGCCGGATCAATGTCGCCGATGCCTCGACTTCTGGCTGAATAACTTCAGTCGCGCCAAGTGCACCGAGTCGTTCCGCTTCCGCGAGTCCATGCGCCCGGGCTAAAATCTGGACTTTTGGATTGAGGTCGCGCATGCGACCCACCGTTAATGCAGCGGGCTCAATTTCAGGCAGTGCCACGATGATCAGCGACGCGTCCGCCGCTCCGGCCTTCACGAGTAGTTCGCGATGCGAGGCATCGCCATATAGACAGGCTGTGCCTCGGCTCTGTAGCCGGCGAACGATGTCCGGATCCCGATCGATGACCACATACGGAAGATTGAAGCTCTCTAACGCTTTCCCGAGGGAGCTGCCGACCCGTCCAAATCCGCACAGGACGACATGGTGCCGGAGCGGTTCGCCTTCCAGTGGCCAATGCGCTGTCTCGTGCGGAGTATGGTCGAGACGCCGCTGGACGAACCAGCCGGGCACATACCTCACAAGAGCCGCATTCATGAGAATCGTGATGACAGAAGCCGCAAGCGTCGCATTGTATACTTCCTCGCCGATATGGCCGGCCGCTTTGGCGACCTGCACAAGGACAAACGAAAATTCGCCGATCTGAGTGAGGCCGATTCCTGCCAAGAATGCCGTGGTCCAAGAGTAGCCGAACAATCGCACGACGGCCGTCCAAATCACGAACATCCCGCCCACGATCAAGCCAACCATTGTGACAAGCAGGGACAGGTTATCGATGATCACGCGCGGGTCAATCAAAATACCGATGGTCACGAAGAAGAGCGCGACGAAGGCATCACGGAGCGAGAGCAACCGGGCCAAGGTCTCGTGGCCATACCCAGATGCGCTGATAATGAGGCCAGCTAGGAAGGCCCCCAAAGCGAGGGAGAGTCCGATCATCTGCGTGACGGCGGCGGTCCCAAGGCTGATTGCCAGGGTGACGAGCAGGAACAGTTCCTGGTTCTGGGTTCTGGCGACGTGTGTCATGATCGGCGGAATGACTTTCGTGCCCAAGTATCCCACCGGCACGAGAATCAAGAGCGCTTTTGCCAAGGCTTGACCGATCACGAGCAATCGTCCCGAGTCGAACTCTCCGAGAGCAGGCATGAGCACCGTCATGGCTACGACGGCCACGTCTTCGACCAAAGCGATGCCGATCATCACTCGTCCGTGCTTTGTACGAAGTTCGCCTCGATCAACAAGCATGCGGGCGAGTACCATGGTGCTCGCTATGGAAATGACCGCTCCGATCACGATACTTTGGGTCATAGACCACCCGATCAGGCTCCCCGTCACGACTGCCAATCCGATGGCCATGAGGATCCCCAGCGGTCCGCCGGCGAGAGCGACCCATTTGACGCCCATCAGGTCCTTCACGGAAAACTCAAGTCCGATCGAAAACATCAAGAGAATGACGCCGATCTCCGCAAAGAGATCGAACGTGTGAGATCCCGAGATAATAGGTCCCGGGGTAAACGGACCGATGGCGATCCCGCCTAGCACGTAGCCAAGGATCAATGGCTGCCCGGCAAGTCGAGCGAGTACGCCACCTGCGACAGCCGCAAGGAATACAATGGCAAGATCTTGAAAGAATACGGGATCAGGCTGCACGTAACGCCTCTTAAGCACACGCTCTTCGCGATTGACCTGCCGTGGCCCGACCGGTAGCAAGGCGACAAGACCGGGGGACCAAACTATCATAGACGAGGCGAATAATGCCGCCACCACGGGACGTGCGAAACTCTATGACGAAAGGATATACTCAGCCGCGCGATCTCATCTCAACCATCTCGGAGGGAGGAGTGCTCATGGGACAACCACGCATTGCCGCAAAAGAGCCGTCAGTGATTTCGCTGGAGCCGGGTACCTATTACTGGTGCTCCTGTGGGCGATCGAGGGACCAACCGTTTTGTGATGGGTCACACGAAGGGACTGGGTTTGAACCGGTTGAGTTCACCGTAGATGCAAAGAAAGACGTTGCGTTGTGCCAGTGCAAGCACACGAAGACTCCGCCGTTCTGTGATGGGACGCACCAGACGCTCTGACGACGTTGAGAGCTTCATAGACACAGCGTGCGTGTCTGCCATGAGCGCTTGAGCCATTGCCTGTGGATGGTTCATACTGCCAGGCTATGGATAGGCAGGGCATTTCTCCCTGTGAGGATCTCGCGGAGCGCTACCAGGCGCTCCTCGAGGTCGCGCAGGCGATCTCCGCACAGCGTGACCTCGATCAACTGTTTCGCGATCTCGCCCATCGACTCCCTCGGGTCGTGCAGGTGAATTTTGTCGACCTCTCTCTCTATGACCCCATCAAGAAACTGATGCGGCTGCATACCATTCAAGCGAATGTGCCGGCGGATCTCGTGGGAGGCCATGAGGTCCCAATCGAGGACTGCCCTGCCGGTTTGGTCTGGCAGCAACAACAGCCCCTCCTCGTGCCCAAGTTGGCGGAGGAGTCTCGATGGCCAACGGTAATCGGTCATATGAAGGAGGATGGGACAGAGTCGTTTTGCTTTGTTCCTCTGACCACGGCGAGAGGGCAGTTGGGCGCCATGGGATTTATGAGCTTGCAACAAGCGTCGTACAGCGGCTCGGATATCGAGTTCCTGCAACAAGTGGCTCAACAGGTCGCGGTCGCCGTTGAAAATGCCCTGGCCTTTCAGCAGATTGCTGAACTCAAAGACAAGCTAGCGAAAGAGAAGCTCTACCTTGAAGAAGAGCTTCGGTTCGAACATGGATTTGACGATATCATCGGGGACAGTGCGGCCTTGAGGAATGTGCTGAAGGAAGTCGAAGTCGTGGCCCCAACCGATTCGACCGTCTTGATTCAAGGGGAAACGGGGACCGGTAAGGAACTCATTGCCCGGGCCATCCATCGACTGAGCGGTCGAAGCGAGCGCACGTTCATCAAGCTGAACTGTGCGGCGATCCCAACCGGGTTGTTGGAGAGCGAGCTCTTCGGGCATGAACGAGGCGCGTTCACCGGGGCCATTTCCCAGAAGGCTGGCCGGTTCGAGCTGGCCGATAAGGGCACGATCTTCTTGGACGAAGTAGGCGAGATTCCGCTGGAACTGCAATCCAAGCTGCTGCGCGTGCTACAGGAACAGGAATTCGAGCGATTGGGCAGCACGAAAACGATCCGAGTCAACGTGCGTTTGATCGCTGCAACCAATAGAGATCTGAAGCGATTGGTAGAGGTCAATCAGTTTCGAAGCGACTT from the Nitrospira sp. genome contains:
- a CDS encoding MBL fold metallo-hydrolase — protein: MQLTILGSGTNVHPSRAAAGYLVRTDHDILLDFGPRTLMNLIKTGVDRNQITHILISHFHADHFSDFITFFFDAVIFTKYQGGKRPPLTIIGPPGTKSLFKVLFATLPGFSRAPFGVTLKEVHDRPFWIGKTKILPQRVIHSPRLHCLGYRLEYDGKALAYSGDSQYCRSLVRLCGDADLAVLDCSFPANRPGPVHLHAGQCGQVAQEASVGQLVLSHFYPIADRYDVKAQAGEQYGGKIWKGKDGMTIRL
- a CDS encoding GAF domain-containing protein, with translation MDRQGISPCEDLAERYQALLEVAQAISAQRDLDQLFRDLAHRLPRVVQVNFVDLSLYDPIKKLMRLHTIQANVPADLVGGHEVPIEDCPAGLVWQQQQPLLVPKLAEESRWPTVIGHMKEDGTESFCFVPLTTARGQLGAMGFMSLQQASYSGSDIEFLQQVAQQVAVAVENALAFQQIAELKDKLAKEKLYLEEELRFEHGFDDIIGDSAALRNVLKEVEVVAPTDSTVLIQGETGTGKELIARAIHRLSGRSERTFIKLNCAAIPTGLLESELFGHERGAFTGAISQKAGRFELADKGTIFLDEVGEIPLELQSKLLRVLQEQEFERLGSTKTIRVNVRLIAATNRDLKRLVEVNQFRSDLYYRLNVFPITAPPLRERREDIPILVRYFTQHYAVRMKKNIQTVPAQTLDVLSRYAWPGNIRELENLVERSVILTQGTDLQVPMSELQAHDRPPSTSLSTLEEIEREQILRTLREAKWVIGGPLGAATRLGLKRTTLQSKMQKLGISRHLE
- a CDS encoding CDGSH iron-sulfur domain-containing protein: MGQPRIAAKEPSVISLEPGTYYWCSCGRSRDQPFCDGSHEGTGFEPVEFTVDAKKDVALCQCKHTKTPPFCDGTHQTL
- a CDS encoding (2Fe-2S)-binding protein; this translates as MPDAEWTDVGSVEELKQKPLQAISFSKTTIALTYKDGAFAAISGVCNHAGGPLGEGQLAGDYVVCPWHYWKFHHKTGQGEAGYEQDQVPAYTIKIENGRVYIDLSSATKRKKQAHKPHPLARPVVRQAGPIRVVGISTTAMTRDHPRFSGSDALLEAALDHARRKLQLETQYIKLRDLNFRPCEGYYSKSAKACTWPCSITQLDPTDQLDRVYEAIVHWADVILIATPIRWGNASSLYYKMVERMNCIQNQETIANKHLLKNKVAAFIIMGGQDNVQGVAGQLMTFFAEVGCQFPQFPFIAHSRGWSAEDMERNVVEVQNSRELREGAQELVARAVDMAELMVAGQLPEHPLARGGRKAHQLDSEPTG
- a CDS encoding VOC family protein — protein: MKAHYLGHVVFYVKDLQRSLGFYRDLLGFKEVGRIFNGAAAALTSGRTHHELLLIQVGDAPGPPTGRHRGLYHIGIKVGDSLDELRQVKRELDGTGIPIDGMSDHTVSQSLYLKDPDGNEVELYVDADESVWKNDPAAVVSPIKPLYL